The Spirosoma foliorum genome has a window encoding:
- a CDS encoding LytR/AlgR family response regulator transcription factor → MKRKRFAAAQVQHKFKPDQVLYLIGDVNYCMVYLLNGKSVLSSRTLKWYSERWPQFVRIHKANLVNPQHIHSCVVISSIVAHLIMQNGARLSIGRRRIKGVINQLEGNLSIYSTANRHLWRSEQVFFRPAHHQVYDQELA, encoded by the coding sequence ATGAAGCGAAAGCGATTCGCAGCTGCTCAAGTACAGCACAAATTTAAGCCAGACCAGGTCCTTTACTTAATTGGTGACGTTAATTACTGCATGGTTTATTTGCTCAACGGGAAGTCGGTTTTATCAAGCAGGACTCTAAAATGGTATAGTGAGCGGTGGCCTCAGTTTGTGCGCATTCACAAAGCCAACCTGGTTAATCCTCAGCACATTCATAGCTGTGTTGTGATTTCCTCCATCGTAGCCCATCTGATTATGCAGAATGGAGCTCGTCTTTCCATTGGAAGAAGGCGAATCAAAGGGGTTATTAATCAATTAGAGGGTAATTTGTCTATATATTCCACCGCTAATAGGCATCTGTGGAGATCGGAACAGGTCTTCTTTAGACCAGCGCATCATCAGGTTTACGACCAGGAACTTGCCTGA
- a CDS encoding Arm DNA-binding domain-containing protein, which yields MRVLSIKRNGRKSQSVKATIYCRIKIDGIPANDFSTFIKVESSEWDSDKQRIKGKSLRVNDDNLKLSQIQSDITRLFLQFESVNEPVSAQHLADLYTNKQKPTYIFLELVDLFEQHLEATYKTKEQSATTKPG from the coding sequence ATGCGCGTTCTTTCCATTAAACGCAACGGCCGCAAAAGCCAAAGTGTAAAAGCTACCATCTATTGTCGAATCAAAATAGATGGCATTCCGGCTAATGATTTCTCCACATTCATTAAAGTTGAATCCTCGGAATGGGACTCTGACAAACAGCGAATCAAAGGTAAAAGCCTAAGGGTCAATGATGACAACTTAAAATTATCTCAAATTCAGTCAGATATAACCAGGCTATTCCTTCAATTCGAGTCTGTAAATGAACCCGTTAGCGCTCAACATTTAGCGGATCTTTACACCAACAAACAGAAACCCACCTATATATTTTTGGAACTGGTGGATTTATTTGAGCAACATTTAGAAGCTACCTATAAAACAAAGGAACAAAGCGCAACTACCAAACCCGGATAG
- a CDS encoding LytR/AlgR family response regulator transcription factor: MIIDDTESDALYLKGLLSKFPFFNLVGITPTIEAAVQVITSQEIDLIFLDINLNGQLGLTLLKEGIDLPPVIITSAYPDYALESYEIGKAADYLLKPFPLDRLHLALTRAFQSQSQVNMDEIDAIFLKMGRRAQRFAFQAIDYVEASGIYTKVYADNQVYLINERLASLSDQLPSRMFIRVHKSYLINVNKITSYDRHTIWLGHTKIPIGRSFRPRLEGLLSLFDAGEENSA, encoded by the coding sequence TTGATTATTGACGATACCGAATCAGACGCGCTTTATTTAAAAGGGTTACTGAGCAAGTTTCCTTTTTTTAATCTGGTTGGCATTACACCGACGATTGAAGCGGCTGTCCAGGTTATAACTTCTCAGGAGATTGATCTGATTTTTCTAGATATTAACCTGAATGGTCAACTCGGTTTAACGCTTCTTAAAGAGGGCATTGACTTACCGCCTGTTATTATTACCAGCGCTTATCCGGATTATGCTTTGGAAAGCTATGAGATTGGTAAAGCAGCTGATTATTTATTAAAACCATTTCCGCTAGACCGTTTACACCTGGCATTAACGAGGGCATTTCAATCGCAGAGCCAGGTTAATATGGATGAGATTGACGCGATTTTCCTGAAAATGGGACGAAGGGCTCAACGATTTGCTTTCCAAGCAATTGATTACGTAGAAGCCTCGGGTATTTATACTAAAGTGTATGCGGACAACCAAGTGTATCTAATTAATGAACGGCTTGCTTCTCTGAGTGACCAACTTCCTTCCCGCATGTTTATTCGGGTGCACAAATCTTACCTTATCAATGTCAATAAAATCACCAGCTACGACCGACACACGATTTGGCTTGGCCACACAAAAATCCCAATTGGCAGATCATTTCGCCCTCGCTTGGAGGGCTTATTATCCTTGTTTGACGCAGGTGAAGAAAACTCCGCATAA
- a CDS encoding extracellular solute-binding protein, with protein MAKLSALLCFLWLTSCNREQATNRPLTFWCSNNAGEIAFAKSFTAQWQQKRPDKPLQYQPIPEGQSSEEIILASVVGKTTPDIYANMWQGSVEMYAKAGVLIPLDTLKGFREFMMARCDSAVIREITSADGHIYQVPWKVNPIMLVTNTLAMNALHNTKPPYTYTKYLNAGRQFKRDSDGDGYVDQWLGYTEVKAIWYERLFNFYPLYLAASNGAPLITNNRAAFNNQYAIEVFRFLQTLYKDGYFAKERLSATRDPFLAKRIASQFTGPWTVGFLDKFKDPGFEYGTYAMPVPDNHRGPAYTYGDPKNIVIFNTCRDPQTAWEFVKTLVDKPGDLQLMELTGQFPRRKNVDTDPYFSSFLTKNPRLLPFAKQSRYIKGVDNSEVIVEVFDIISQEYEACVIFNKKTPEAAIADAAKAVDVLLGN; from the coding sequence ATGGCCAAACTCTCCGCGCTGCTTTGTTTTCTTTGGCTGACCAGCTGCAACCGCGAACAGGCGACAAACCGTCCGCTTACGTTTTGGTGCTCCAACAATGCGGGAGAAATTGCTTTTGCCAAAAGCTTTACGGCTCAATGGCAGCAAAAGCGACCTGATAAGCCGTTACAGTATCAGCCTATTCCCGAAGGACAGTCGAGTGAAGAAATCATTCTGGCCTCGGTGGTGGGCAAAACCACACCCGATATTTACGCCAATATGTGGCAGGGTAGCGTGGAGATGTACGCCAAAGCGGGTGTATTAATTCCCTTAGACACGCTGAAAGGGTTCCGGGAGTTCATGATGGCCCGCTGTGATAGTGCCGTTATTCGGGAAATTACGTCGGCGGATGGCCATATTTATCAGGTGCCCTGGAAAGTGAATCCGATTATGCTGGTCACAAATACCCTCGCTATGAATGCCCTGCATAACACCAAGCCTCCCTATACCTATACAAAGTACCTCAATGCCGGACGTCAGTTTAAACGGGATAGTGATGGCGACGGCTACGTTGATCAATGGCTGGGTTATACGGAAGTAAAAGCTATCTGGTACGAACGGCTCTTCAATTTTTATCCACTTTATCTGGCGGCTTCTAATGGCGCTCCACTTATTACGAATAATCGGGCTGCTTTCAATAACCAATACGCGATTGAGGTATTTCGGTTTTTACAGACGCTGTACAAAGACGGTTATTTCGCCAAAGAGCGTCTTTCGGCCACCCGCGACCCATTTTTAGCCAAGCGAATTGCCTCGCAGTTTACGGGTCCCTGGACGGTGGGTTTCCTTGATAAATTCAAAGATCCTGGTTTCGAATACGGTACGTATGCCATGCCCGTTCCAGACAACCATCGCGGTCCGGCCTATACGTATGGTGATCCCAAGAACATTGTCATTTTCAACACCTGCCGCGATCCTCAGACCGCCTGGGAATTTGTAAAAACACTCGTAGACAAGCCTGGTGATTTGCAATTAATGGAATTAACGGGTCAGTTTCCTCGTCGGAAAAACGTTGATACAGATCCATATTTCTCCTCCTTCCTAACAAAGAATCCACGTTTACTTCCCTTTGCCAAACAGTCCCGCTACATCAAAGGCGTAGATAACTCGGAAGTAATTGTAGAAGTCTTTGATATTATCTCGCAGGAATACGAAGCCTGCGTAATTTTCAACAAAAAGACACCTGAAGCCGCTATTGCCGACGCAGCCAAGGCGGTAGATGTACTGTTGGGTAATTAG
- a CDS encoding single-stranded DNA-binding protein, translated as MKLNQIQAIGRIGKDAVIHNHQGNQFLSFSLAIDETYKNRDGVKVERVTFYDCVSNQERFFKVANWLTKGREILVEGKPSVRTYEKDGKIYGTIKIEINNISLGSSPHDQRPAAAAGAAPATQAAPATQTTTAAATAGSFTSEAGSDDLPF; from the coding sequence GTGAAATTAAATCAAATCCAGGCCATTGGCCGTATTGGCAAAGATGCCGTTATCCACAACCACCAGGGCAACCAATTTTTATCCTTTTCATTGGCCATTGATGAGACATACAAAAACAGAGATGGCGTAAAGGTTGAGCGGGTAACGTTTTACGATTGCGTATCAAATCAGGAGCGTTTTTTTAAGGTGGCCAACTGGCTAACTAAAGGCCGTGAGATTCTGGTGGAGGGCAAACCATCGGTAAGGACTTATGAGAAGGATGGCAAAATCTATGGCACCATCAAAATAGAAATAAATAACATCTCATTAGGCAGCTCCCCACACGACCAACGGCCAGCAGCAGCGGCAGGAGCAGCTCCTGCAACACAGGCAGCTCCTGCCACTCAAACGACTACAGCAGCAGCCACGGCTGGCTCCTTCACTAGTGAAGCAGGGAGCGACGATTTGCCATTCTAA
- a CDS encoding alpha/beta hydrolase — MNNLVNWLAKLQEATSTSYLKRSTNFLYAGAFSLMIGLYACQDHRLPQPGQSIQSTSPKPDWGPTIGPQMLAVIEELGRLSPIPLNTLTPQQARQQPSFKDAVNSLLDKNKIPRPTANVTSSQQTIPGYNNVPIRIVVYTPKNKTGPLPVIVYYHGGGWVIASPEVYEYSTLALAEETGAIVVSVDYRLAPENKFPTAHEDAYAAYKWVTQNAASINGNPAKIALAGESAGGNMAITTAMLARDRGIALPVHILSVFPVADNNLDTPSYNIYKDAKPLNRPLVEYFTANYFNSPADGNSPLISLVDVADLTKLPPTTIIGAEIDPLQSEGMYLRDKLANSGVTVTYQLYPGATHEFFGMYAIVPQAQQAHTLAATQLINAFQ; from the coding sequence ATGAATAACTTAGTCAACTGGCTGGCCAAACTACAAGAGGCCACTTCTACTTCTTATTTGAAACGCTCTACTAACTTCCTGTATGCAGGCGCCTTTTCGCTTATGATTGGGCTATACGCCTGTCAGGATCATCGCCTTCCTCAGCCTGGTCAGAGCATCCAGTCAACAAGCCCTAAACCCGACTGGGGACCAACCATCGGCCCGCAAATGCTGGCTGTTATTGAAGAGCTAGGCCGCCTTAGTCCCATTCCGCTTAATACCCTCACCCCTCAACAGGCCCGCCAGCAACCTTCCTTCAAAGATGCAGTTAACTCCTTGCTGGATAAGAACAAAATTCCCCGACCAACGGCAAATGTCACTAGTAGTCAGCAGACTATCCCCGGCTATAATAATGTTCCCATTCGGATCGTGGTTTACACACCCAAAAATAAAACCGGCCCACTGCCCGTCATTGTCTATTATCATGGCGGAGGCTGGGTCATTGCTAGTCCGGAGGTGTACGAATATTCAACCTTGGCACTAGCTGAAGAAACGGGAGCCATTGTGGTTTCGGTGGACTACCGCTTAGCGCCTGAGAATAAATTTCCCACTGCCCATGAGGATGCTTATGCCGCCTACAAATGGGTCACTCAGAATGCGGCCTCGATCAATGGTAACCCGGCTAAGATAGCGCTGGCGGGAGAAAGTGCTGGGGGGAACATGGCTATTACCACCGCGATGCTCGCCCGGGATCGGGGAATTGCTCTACCGGTGCATATCCTGTCGGTATTCCCCGTAGCAGACAACAACCTGGATACTCCTTCGTACAACATCTACAAAGATGCCAAGCCATTAAACCGTCCTTTAGTGGAATACTTTACGGCGAACTATTTCAACAGCCCTGCCGATGGTAATAGTCCGTTGATATCGCTGGTAGATGTAGCGGATCTCACCAAGCTACCCCCTACCACCATTATTGGGGCTGAAATCGATCCGTTGCAAAGTGAGGGTATGTACTTGCGAGATAAACTAGCCAACTCTGGCGTTACGGTGACCTATCAATTATATCCTGGCGCTACGCATGAGTTTTTTGGGATGTATGCTATTGTCCCTCAAGCCCAGCAGGCTCATACATTAGCGGCCACCCAGTTGATCAATGCCTTCCAATAA
- a CDS encoding LamG domain-containing protein, translated as MQQIAPTNLVLYMKMDGNTKDASGKGFDGSLKAGASIWGAGTPTLTKDRYGVDNKAYHFFKGGNIEVPYNTALNPSKEITVSLWARMDSSNANNYMLGLNRWNGYKFNIQQANYAFFTIKTGTGIIDHDNADPTLDLNKWYHITVTYKAGNMNFYLNGTLVKNWPNLTGDPVAVKSTINLAIGQDLPTSLYKFDEASQKDDADGNNFYGPWGGYFRGDLDEVRIYNVALSDTQVKSIYTAEKP; from the coding sequence GTGCAGCAAATTGCACCAACCAATCTGGTGCTGTATATGAAAATGGATGGGAACACCAAAGATGCATCGGGGAAAGGGTTCGATGGAAGTCTGAAGGCAGGTGCTTCCATATGGGGAGCGGGCACACCTACACTGACGAAAGACCGGTATGGCGTTGATAATAAGGCCTATCACTTCTTTAAAGGTGGTAATATTGAAGTTCCTTACAACACGGCGTTGAATCCATCGAAAGAAATTACGGTCAGTTTATGGGCACGTATGGATTCAAGTAATGCCAACAACTATATGTTGGGCCTAAATCGTTGGAATGGCTATAAATTCAATATTCAACAGGCTAATTACGCCTTCTTTACAATTAAGACGGGCACAGGCATTATCGACCATGACAATGCAGACCCAACGCTGGACCTTAACAAATGGTATCATATCACGGTGACTTACAAAGCGGGTAATATGAATTTTTACCTGAACGGAACCCTGGTAAAAAACTGGCCTAACCTAACGGGTGACCCCGTGGCGGTGAAGAGTACGATTAACTTAGCCATTGGTCAGGATTTGCCAACGAGCTTGTATAAATTTGATGAAGCTTCTCAAAAGGATGATGCCGACGGTAATAATTTCTACGGCCCTTGGGGTGGCTACTTCCGGGGTGATCTAGATGAAGTCCGCATTTATAACGTGGCCCTGAGTGATACGCAGGTAAAATCAATTTATACGGCTGAGAAGCCCTAA
- a CDS encoding ATP-binding protein, with protein MSGSIRFLLTIGFSIWLSVTSWETAYAQSLAISQLKDSLQKPQSDSMRALNLIDLGRNYIQINLDSSWYYLHQAIFLSKKLPNKRILTKAYNALATTYVATGEASKGLAILRQADQISRAYPFDSIRLEVQARMTQAYRIQGNYQQALRIGLALDNDLEKHPERRAGLVVTLYSELALIHQHFQNDSLALLYYKKAYQFATNSRNKKSILAASGNLGEYYVTHQELSQAEFYLKKTLAISQELKLDHSTAETLRNIGEIKRNQHHYKAAIAYYEQALSIQKRIGAKEFIGYIYLELAQSYGSLNNLSRALSFLEQSITIFKAIQSAHYLHQALLVKVKLQQRLGHADQALQAFQEAQLLSDSLNGLEKQKAIAQIQAQFDVERQQNQIANLKKDLTLQQQTKNTIQLQLSLTQSQRTLYIAVSFLLLLFAGFMYINFYKLKKSQQLLSQQQDEIKTQNEQLTNLNKTKDQLFSIIGHDLRNPLVQLKQEIHQLQLAAQLGQKPVMSSLTGLEQKTDNILALLMTLLDWAYVQFKGFQTNLQVVNLTDHLAQVSSYFSDRTNQKQITIINQVEGHCLIMADPQQLGVVLRNLMDNAIKFTPVSGYIRLLAIEHVNTIELQIRDTGIGMTEDMINLAFTKPQVRPGTQAESGTGLGLKISRELLIKQNGKLVIEGIPKKGITVKVFFDKPAHADLTSD; from the coding sequence GTGTCTGGATCAATACGCTTTCTACTCACTATAGGCTTTTCAATTTGGCTCTCGGTTACGAGTTGGGAAACGGCTTACGCGCAATCGTTAGCCATTAGTCAGCTAAAAGATAGCTTGCAAAAGCCCCAATCTGACTCTATGCGAGCACTCAACTTAATTGACCTTGGACGAAATTATATCCAGATCAATTTGGATTCAAGTTGGTATTATCTTCATCAGGCGATCTTCCTGAGCAAAAAGCTTCCTAATAAGCGCATACTCACCAAAGCGTATAATGCACTGGCCACGACTTATGTCGCCACGGGAGAGGCCAGTAAAGGGTTAGCCATCCTGCGGCAGGCGGATCAAATCAGCCGCGCCTATCCATTTGACAGTATTCGCCTTGAAGTCCAGGCTAGAATGACCCAAGCCTATCGAATTCAAGGCAATTATCAGCAAGCTCTTCGTATTGGATTAGCACTTGATAATGATCTCGAAAAACATCCTGAGCGACGAGCCGGACTCGTCGTTACCTTGTATAGTGAATTAGCCTTAATCCATCAGCATTTTCAGAATGACTCACTCGCTTTACTGTATTATAAAAAGGCTTATCAGTTTGCTACCAATAGCCGAAATAAAAAATCCATTTTGGCAGCATCCGGTAATTTGGGTGAATACTATGTTACTCATCAAGAATTAAGCCAAGCGGAATTCTATCTAAAAAAAACCTTGGCAATCAGTCAGGAGCTTAAGCTCGATCATAGTACTGCTGAGACATTGCGTAATATTGGCGAGATCAAACGTAACCAGCATCACTACAAAGCGGCAATCGCCTATTATGAACAGGCTTTATCGATTCAAAAGCGGATTGGTGCTAAGGAGTTCATTGGGTATATCTATTTGGAACTAGCCCAAAGCTACGGTTCCCTCAATAACCTATCAAGGGCTTTATCTTTTCTGGAACAGTCAATTACGATTTTTAAGGCTATTCAATCGGCTCATTATCTCCATCAGGCTTTGCTGGTTAAAGTTAAGTTGCAGCAGAGACTTGGGCACGCTGACCAAGCTTTGCAAGCCTTCCAGGAGGCCCAGCTCCTGAGCGATAGTTTGAACGGTTTAGAAAAGCAAAAAGCGATTGCCCAGATTCAAGCTCAGTTTGACGTGGAGCGCCAACAAAACCAAATCGCAAATCTCAAAAAGGATTTGACCTTACAACAACAGACCAAGAACACGATACAATTGCAACTGAGTCTGACGCAAAGTCAACGAACATTATATATAGCTGTTTCTTTCCTGCTATTGCTATTCGCTGGTTTTATGTACATCAACTTCTATAAATTGAAAAAATCCCAACAACTGTTAAGTCAACAGCAGGATGAAATAAAAACACAGAATGAGCAGTTAACGAACCTGAATAAAACAAAAGATCAATTATTTTCTATCATTGGGCATGATCTACGCAACCCACTAGTGCAACTAAAGCAGGAAATTCATCAACTTCAACTAGCTGCCCAGTTAGGTCAGAAACCAGTCATGTCTTCTTTGACTGGCCTTGAACAGAAAACAGATAATATTCTAGCTTTATTAATGACTCTACTTGACTGGGCCTATGTTCAGTTTAAAGGCTTCCAGACCAATTTACAGGTTGTCAATCTAACTGATCATCTCGCTCAAGTGAGTAGTTATTTCTCCGACCGAACGAATCAAAAACAGATTACGATTATTAATCAGGTTGAAGGACATTGTCTTATTATGGCTGATCCTCAGCAGTTGGGAGTTGTGCTACGGAATTTGATGGATAATGCTATCAAATTTACACCCGTGAGCGGCTACATCCGTTTGTTAGCCATTGAGCATGTCAATACCATTGAACTTCAAATTCGGGATACGGGTATTGGTATGACTGAAGACATGATCAATCTTGCCTTTACGAAGCCTCAGGTTCGCCCAGGAACGCAAGCAGAAAGTGGGACGGGTTTAGGGCTTAAAATAAGTAGAGAGTTGCTTATCAAGCAAAATGGCAAACTCGTTATAGAGGGTATTCCCAAAAAAGGAATTACGGTAAAAGTTTTTTTTGATAAACCAGCTCATGCTGATTTGACTAGCGATTAG
- a CDS encoding transposase, whose amino-acid sequence MDIRYFIGVDVSKATLDWAVFDGKTTVLQLQSANSPAAIRTTVKVSKALPYFTSAESVCCLEHTGIYCAHLLSSLYKLKLPIWLESSLQIKKAGGLQRGKSDTIDAVRIAEYAFRFRDKMGLWQPPRPILQKLATLSALRQRHLRVRQHLQQPIAEQQGFVEKSRQKQLAKNCQASLKAINADLASAEKQINTLIQRDERLKELFGWITSVPGVGDALAAEVLVATNEFKAINDPKKLASHAGVAPFEYRSGSSVRGKTRVSQHARLRLKSVFHLGAMSVIQMKGELRDYYRRKVGDGKNKMLVLNAVRNKLLHRVCSVIHRQQKYDKNYAPTLA is encoded by the coding sequence ATGGACATTCGCTACTTCATCGGTGTTGACGTTTCAAAAGCTACACTTGACTGGGCCGTTTTTGATGGCAAAACTACGGTCTTGCAACTTCAATCGGCTAACTCACCAGCAGCGATCAGAACGACAGTGAAAGTAAGTAAGGCCTTGCCTTACTTTACAAGTGCGGAATCGGTCTGCTGCCTCGAACATACAGGGATTTATTGTGCTCATCTTTTGTCTTCCCTTTACAAACTGAAGCTACCGATTTGGCTGGAAAGCAGTCTTCAAATTAAGAAGGCAGGGGGCCTTCAGCGCGGTAAGAGCGACACCATTGATGCAGTCCGCATTGCCGAGTATGCCTTCCGTTTTCGAGATAAAATGGGCCTGTGGCAGCCGCCACGGCCCATTTTGCAAAAACTGGCAACACTGAGTGCCCTCCGTCAACGACATCTTCGAGTTCGCCAGCACCTTCAACAACCTATTGCCGAACAGCAGGGCTTCGTGGAAAAGTCACGCCAAAAGCAACTGGCCAAAAACTGCCAGGCCTCCTTAAAAGCTATCAATGCCGATTTGGCCAGTGCCGAAAAACAAATCAATACGCTTATTCAGCGCGATGAGCGCTTGAAAGAGCTTTTCGGCTGGATCACCTCTGTTCCTGGTGTGGGTGATGCCCTTGCGGCTGAAGTACTGGTAGCTACTAACGAATTCAAGGCCATCAACGATCCCAAAAAATTGGCCTCTCACGCTGGAGTGGCGCCCTTTGAATACCGGTCGGGTAGTAGTGTGCGTGGCAAAACGCGTGTCAGCCAACATGCTCGTTTACGCTTGAAATCCGTCTTCCATTTGGGTGCCATGTCGGTTATCCAGATGAAAGGTGAGCTACGTGATTATTATCGACGGAAAGTAGGCGATGGTAAGAACAAAATGTTAGTTCTGAACGCGGTTCGCAACAAACTCCTACATCGTGTCTGCTCGGTGATTCACCGCCAGCAGAAATATGATAAAAACTATGCGCCAACGCTTGCATAA
- a CDS encoding carbohydrate ABC transporter permease codes for MKKWTPYLLISPYILHFAVFVAFPVVFSVVLTFHSWNIISPMHYVGLANYEHLFKDRLFWQAVLNTVRFLLVHIPLQIVVALVLAELLNRTVRGASFFRAAFFLPVIVSGVVVTILWQQLLSFNSGILNRLLTAMSVPRVAWLDDPAVAMYSIAVMATWKNVGLYVILFLVGLQSVPLQYYEAADLEGATNWQKFRFITLPMINPTIFTVVVLSTISGFSLFVEPYIMTQGGPMNTTLSAVMYIYRQAFQYYHMGYSATLGFCFALIILFVVIIQRRYVEQEV; via the coding sequence ATGAAAAAGTGGACGCCCTATCTTCTCATTTCGCCTTACATCCTGCATTTTGCGGTGTTTGTGGCGTTCCCCGTCGTATTCTCGGTGGTGCTGACGTTCCATAGCTGGAACATCATTTCGCCAATGCACTACGTTGGGTTAGCCAATTACGAACATCTTTTCAAAGATCGGCTGTTCTGGCAGGCAGTCTTGAATACGGTACGTTTCCTGCTGGTACACATTCCTCTGCAAATTGTTGTAGCACTGGTATTGGCAGAGTTACTGAATCGAACGGTACGTGGCGCATCGTTTTTTCGGGCGGCTTTTTTTCTACCGGTTATCGTGTCGGGCGTGGTCGTTACAATTTTGTGGCAGCAACTATTAAGCTTCAACTCGGGTATTCTGAATCGATTGCTGACGGCCATGAGTGTGCCCCGTGTCGCCTGGCTCGACGATCCAGCGGTGGCGATGTATTCCATTGCGGTAATGGCGACCTGGAAAAACGTCGGGCTGTACGTTATTCTGTTTCTGGTCGGACTGCAATCAGTACCGCTGCAATATTATGAAGCGGCTGATCTCGAAGGAGCCACCAACTGGCAGAAGTTTCGGTTCATTACGCTGCCAATGATCAACCCAACAATTTTTACCGTAGTCGTCCTCTCAACCATAAGTGGGTTTTCGCTCTTTGTGGAACCCTACATCATGACACAGGGCGGGCCCATGAACACGACGCTCTCAGCGGTCATGTACATTTACCGACAAGCTTTTCAATATTATCACATGGGCTATTCTGCAACACTAGGCTTTTGCTTTGCACTGATAATTCTATTTGTCGTGATCATTCAACGACGTTACGTTGAGCAGGAAGTGTAA